One Gossypium hirsutum isolate 1008001.06 chromosome A11, Gossypium_hirsutum_v2.1, whole genome shotgun sequence genomic window carries:
- the LOC107926805 gene encoding putative lysine-specific demethylase JMJ16 has translation MGTELMRVCVKEENDDIPPVPPGFESYASFTLTRGAQENVKHESDNVKYCSASATTISSVANPVQKETELGDVESTKITRSLRRRPWINYGRYDNSPEDKLDCEKLDQNQRLRHNLPKGVIRGCPECNDCQKVIARWHPEEACRPGVEDAPVFYPTEKEFEDTLNYIASIRPKAEKYGICRIVPPSSWKPPCPLKEKNIWENARFVTRVQRVDKLQNRNSMRKMSKVNNSMRRKRRRYMRMAVDCSSDSGSIWSADAGFCEVERFGFEPGPEFTLDKFQKYADDFKAQYFRRKENDVDMEGKVTVLPDLHEASVENIEGEYWRIVEKATEEIEVLYGADLETGVFGSGFPKKSSQVGLASNEKYINSGWNLNNFPRLPGSVLNYESSDISGVLVPWLYVGMCFSSFCWHVEDHHLYSLNFMHWGAPKIWYGVPGKDAPKLEEAMKKHLPDLFDEQPDLLHKLVTQLSPSILKSEGVPVYRCVQNAGEFVLTFPRAYHAGFNCGFNCAEAVNVAPVDWLPHGQIAIELYREQGRKTSISHDKLLLGAAREAVKAHWELSLLKKHTSDNLRWKGVCGKDGILAKTLKARVEMERLSREYFCSSSHTAKMESNFDATSERECSICFFDLHLSAAGCHCSPDRYACLNHAKQFCSCARGSKIFLFRYDINELNILVEAVEGKLSAIYRWARLDLGLALSSYVTKDNIGGRLSHALEGVHKEVPQPSVISSRELPGEDMSKKKPLILAQISAQMLLLQRNKQSEATLPSKDPNSKLKKGESVLSALNLSIPGTQTAMTSGVKKPSSPAVVNTILLSDDEGDEIEKPVSEIPKEHSIKEHPEASVRVAPSGEKASTCNYKNKAILTTPLTDAPFTNQKDANSPDVQRNNHSSHYSEVKDEHSGNGITLLGSSRQNDFCHLESATAESGRNVQDSSNTIEMDNNKNNLFTGESSLQHLVPWGSEKVDKDKHEKMGAVASANLVDNTRTNVGGPSCSQNNVDRNVRQKGPRIAKVVRRINCNVEPLEFGVVLSGKLWCNSQAIFPKGFKSRVRYISVLDPTNMAYYVSEILDAERDGPLFMVSVEHCPSEVFVHVSAARCWEMVREKVNQEITKQHRLGRTNLPPLQPPGSLDGFEMFGFSSPEIVQAVEAMDRNRVCMEYWDSRPYSRPQVQFLQHSHTPSNGVNLLRTSGEQNNAGAPQNKCLPSEVDTLLGLFKKASSEELSSLCSILSDKRSPEDVDRVAQLLKEEIRSRRPT, from the exons ATGGGGACAGAACTTATGAGAGTTTGTGTTAAAGAAGAGAACGATGATATTCCACCAGTTCCACCAGGTTTCGAGTCATATGCATCTTTTACTCTAACAAGGGGGGCACAAGAGAATGTGAAACATGAGAGTGATAATGTAAAGTACTGTTCAGCCTCTGCAACCACAATTAGTTCTGTTGCCAATCCTGTCCAGAAGGAAACTGAGTTGGGCGATGTTGAAAGCACAAAGATTACAAGGTCTTTGAGGCGAAGACCTTGGATAAACTATGGTAGATACGATAACAGTCCAGAAGACAAGCTTGATTGTGAAAAGCTTGATCAA AATCAAAGATTGAGACATAATCTTCCTAAAGGTGTCATTCGTGGATGTCCAGAGTGTAATGATTGCCAAAAG GTGATTGCAAGATGGCATCCAGAGGAAGCATGTAGGCCAGGTGTTGAGGATGCGCCTGTGTTCTACCCGACAGAAAAG GAGTTTGAAGATACTTTGAACTATATAGCTAGCATACGACCAAAAGCAGAAAAATATGGAATCTGTCGCATTGTTCCTCCATCTTCTTGGAAACCTCCTTGTCCTCTCAAAGAAAAGAATATATGGGAAAATGCTAGATTTGTTACTCGTGTGCAGAGGGTTGACAAACTTCAGAATCGTAATTCAATGAGGAAAATGTCAAAAGTTAATAACAGTATGAGGAGGAAAAGGAGAAGATACATGAGAATGGCTGTAGACTGTAGTTCTGATAGTGGAAGTATCTGGTCTGCTGATGCCGGATTTTGTGAAGTAGAGAGGTTTGGGTTTGAACCTGGTCCAGAGTTTACTCTGGATAAATTTCAGAAGTATGCTGATGATTTCAAGGCTCAGTACTTTAGGAGGAAGGAAAATGATGTAGATATGGAAGGTAAAGTGACCGTTCTGCCAGATCTCCATGAAGCTTCAGTTGAGAATATTGAGGGTGAATACTGGCGCATAGTGGAGAAAGCAACTGAGGAAATAGAG GTCTTATATGGGGCTGATCTGGAAACTGGGGTTTTTGGCAGTGGCTTTCCTAAGAAGTCCAGTCAAGTTGGACTTGCTTCCAACGAGAAGTACATAAATTCTGGTTGGAACCTAAATAACTTCCCCAGGCTACCTGGATCTGTTCTCAATTATGAAAGCAGTGATATTTCTGGGGTTCTGGTTCCCTGGTTGTATGTAGGAATGTGCTTTTCCTCCTTCTGTTGG CATGTTGAAGATCACCACCTATACTCGTTGAATTTCATGCATTGGGGTGCTCCGAAAATTTGGTATGGCGTTCCTGGAAAGGATGCTCCTAAACTGGAGGAGGCTATGAAAAAGCATTTGCCTGACCTTTTTGATGAGCAACCTGACCTGCTTCACAAACTG GTCACTCAGCTGTCCCCTTCGATACTAAAATCTGAAGGGGTACCTGTCTATCGATGTGTTCAGAATGCTGGAGAATTTGTTCTGACATTCCCTAGAGCATATCATGCAGGGTTCAACTGTGGTTTCAATTGTGCAGAGGCAGTAAATGTAGCTCCTGTTGACTGGTTACCACATGGACAGATTGCTATTGAGCTATACCGTGAACAGGGAAGGAAAACTTCCATCTCACATGATAAATTGTTGCTTGGAGCAGCAAGGGAAGCAGTCAAAGCCCACTGGGAGCTCAGTTTATTGAAGAAGCATACTTCTGATAACTTAAGGTGGAAAGGTGTATGTGGAAAAGATGGAATTTTAGCTAAAACTCTCAAG GCACGTGTTGAGATGGAACGTCTAAGCAGGGAATATTTTTGCAGTTCCTCTCATACTGCTAAAATGGAGAGCAATTTTGATGCTACCAGTGAGCGAGAATGCAGTATATGTTTTTTTGATTTGCACCTTTCTGCAGCAGGTTGTCATTGCTCCCCTGATAGATATGCATGCCTGAATCATGCAAAGCAGTTCTGCTCATGTGCTAGAGGttccaaaattttcctatttcgaTATGATATAAATGAGTTAAATATCCTTGTTGAAGCAGTGGAAGGAAAACTAAGTGCAATATATAGGTGGGCAAGACTAGATCTTGGGCTGGCTCTGAGTTCATATGTAACCAAGGACAATATAGGTGGTAGGTTATCCCATGCATTGGAAGGAGTACATAAAGAAGTTCCTCAACCATCAGTAATTTCCTCCAGAGAATTACCAGGAGAAGATATGTCGAAAAAGAAACCCTTGATATTAGCTCAAATTTCTGCTCAGATGTTATTgctacaaagaaataaacaatcAGAGGCTACTTTACCATCAAAAGATCCAAATTCTAAGTTGAAGAAAGGGGAATCCGTTCTTTCTGCTTTAAACTTGAGCATACCTGGAACCCAAACTGCCATGACAAGTGGAGTGAAGAAGCCTTCATCTCCAGCAGTCGTTAATACTATTCTTCTTAGTGATGATGAAGGTGATGAAATAGAGAAACCAGTTTCGGAAATACCAAAAGAACATTCTATCAAAGAGCATCCAGAAGCCTCAGTGAGGGTGGCACCATCTGGTGAAAAAGCAAGCACATGTAATTACAAGAATAAGGCTATCTTAACTACCCCTCTAACTGATGCTCCATTTACGAATCAAAAGGATGCCAATTCCCCTGATGTACAAAGAAATAATCATTCATCTCATTATTCGGAAGTGAAAGATGAGCATTCTGGAAATGGAATCACATTGCTAGGATCTAGTCGCCAGAATGATTTTTGCCATTTAGAATCTGCCACTGCAGAATCTGGTAGAAATGTTCAGGATTCTTCTAATACCATAGAGATGGATAATAACAAGAATAATCTGTTCACTGGTGAAAGCAGCCTTCAGCATCTGGTGCCTTGGGGAAGTGAAAAAGTTGACAAGGATAAGCATGAGAAGATGGGAGCCGTTGCCTCTGCAAATTTAGTTGACAACACAAGAACTAATGTAGGTGGGCCGTCTTGCTCTCAAAATAATGTTGACAGAAATGTCCGGCAGAAAGGTCCTCGCATTGCTAAGGTAGTGCGTAGGATCAACTGTAATGTTGAGCCTCTGGAATTTGGAGTTGTGCTCTCTGGGAAATTATGGTGTAACAGCCAGGCCATTTTCCCAAAAG GATTTAAGAGCCGGGTTAGGTATATTAGTGTTTTAGATCCAACAAATATGGCATACTATGTCTCAGAAATTTTGGATGCGGAGAGGGATGGACCTCTGTTCAtg GTATCTGTGGAGCACTGTCCCAGTGAAGTATTTGTTCATGTTTCAGCTGCCAGATGCTGGGAGATGGTGAGGGAGAAAGTTAATCAAGAGATAACGAAACAACATAGACTAGGAAGGACCAACCTCCCACCATTGCAGCCTCCTGGTAGCCTTGATGGGTTTGAGATGTTTGGTTTTTCTTCACCAGAAATTGTGCAG GCCGTTGAGGCAATGGATCGCAATCGAGTTTGTATGGAGTATTGGGACTCTCGGCCTTACTCTCGGCCTCAAGTGCAGTTCCTACAACATTCTCATACCCCTAGTAATGGTGTCAACTTGCTTAGAACATCTGGGGAACAAAATAATGCAGGGGCTCCTCAGAACAAATGCCTGCCCAGTGAAGTTGACACACTACTAGGTTTATTCAAGAAGGCAAGCTCTGAAGAATTAAGCTCACTTTGTAGCATATTAAGTGACAAAAGGTCTCCCGAGGATGTAGACCGTGTGGCTCAACTCCTTAAGGAGGAGATTCGCAGTCGTCGACCTAcatga